From Candidatus Omnitrophota bacterium:
GGACAAAACCTTCCTTCCCACGATTACAAAAAAAGCCAGGGCGCAAAAGGCCGCGCGGAAACCCATCTGGAGCTTTACTACAATTGGGCAGCGCATGAGAATCTTACCTTAACGCCGGACCTTCAGGTGGTGTGGGAACCCTTTGGGGGAGATGCCGCAAACGGAACGGACACCTTGTGGGTGGGCGGTCTTCGGGCTCAGATGGATTTCTAGGTTCCACCTTCCTATATAGTAGAATATATGGCAAAAAGGAGGCGGGAATGAGTTCGCAGCGTTTTTACCTGGGCGAGGAGCATTTACCCAAACGTTGGTATAATCTTGCCGCTGATTTGCCTCAGCCCATGCCTCCGCCTCTGAGCCTGGAGGGGGTGCCCATCGGGCCCGAGATGCTCGCCAAGGTTTTTCCAATGAACCTCATCGAGCAGGAGATGTGCCAGGACCGTTGGGTCGATATTCCTGAGGAAATCCTGCGCATTTTGGCGCGTTGGCGTCCCACCCCGCTCGTGCGAGCCAAGTATTTAGAAGAATACCTGGACACTCCTGCCCGTATCTATTTCAAAGACGAAAGTGTGAGTCCTCCCGGCAGCCACAAGCCCAATACAGCAGTTGCGCAGGCCTGGTACAACAAGGAATTCGGCATCAAACGCCTTACCACCGAGACCGGCGCAGGCCAGTGGGGGAGTTCTCTAGCCTTTGCCTGCCAGTTTTTTGATTTGGAGTGCAAGGTCTTTATGGTGAGGGTGAGCTTTGAGCAAAAGCCTGCGCGCAAATCCATGATGAATTTATGGGGGGCCAACTGTGTTCCGAGTCCCAGCACAGAAACAGCCGTGGGCCGGATGATCCGGGAGAAATTGCCGGATACGCCGGGGAGCTTGGGAATTGCGATTAGCGAGGCAGTTGAGGCTGCGGTCAGCGATGAATCCGGCCAAACGCGTTATTCGCTTGGAAGTGTCCTCAATCATGTGATACTACACCAGACCATCATTGGTTTGGAGGCCAAGGAGCAGATGGCGTCTGCAGGAGAAAAGGCCCCGGACATCATTATTGGTTGCGCCGGCGGTGGAAGCAACTTTGCGGGTT
This genomic window contains:
- a CDS encoding TrpB-like pyridoxal phosphate-dependent enzyme; protein product: MSSQRFYLGEEHLPKRWYNLAADLPQPMPPPLSLEGVPIGPEMLAKVFPMNLIEQEMCQDRWVDIPEEILRILARWRPTPLVRAKYLEEYLDTPARIYFKDESVSPPGSHKPNTAVAQAWYNKEFGIKRLTTETGAGQWGSSLAFACQFFDLECKVFMVRVSFEQKPARKSMMNLWGANCVPSPSTETAVGRMIREKLPDTPGSLGIAISEAVEAAVSDESGQTRYSLGSVLNHVILHQTIIGLEAKEQMASAGEKAPDIIIGCAGGGSNFAGLAFPFVHDKLDGTRIQIVPTEPMACPTMTRGKYWYDFGDMAEMTPLLPMLTLGHSFVPAPIHAGGLRYHGMAPLVSAAIDQGLFDPRSYDQVLCYEAAMTWARTQGTICAPETSHAIAAVIEEAQKAKNENQKKVILFNYSGHGLMDLAGYDKFLSGNLTAYSLPEEDLAKSLASLQGLPSPGAASK